A single Cottoperca gobio chromosome 7, fCotGob3.1, whole genome shotgun sequence DNA region contains:
- the mmp9 gene encoding matrix metalloproteinase-9 gives MRCCALAVCLFLGISIQDGWSLPLKSVFVTFPGDIIKNMTDTELADGYLKKFGYIDTLHRSGFQSMVSTSKALKRMQRQMGLEETGELDKSTLEAMKRPRCGVPDVANYKTFAGDLKWDHQEVTYRVISYTPDMETSLVDDAFARAFKVWSDVTPLTFTRLFDGTADIMISFGKTDHGDPYPFDGKDGLLAHAYPPGEGLQGDAHFDDDEYWTLGTGPAVKTRYGNADGAMCNFPFTFEGKSYTTCTTDGRSDNLPWCSTTADYSRDKTFGFCPSELLYTFGGNADGAECVLPFVFMGEEYDSCTTEGRSDGYRWCATTSNFDNDKKFGFCPSRETAVIGGNSEGEPCHFPFVFLGKEYDSCTSEGRGDGKLWCSTTDSYDDDNKWGFCPDQGYSLFLVAAHEFGHALGLDHSNIREALMYPMYSYVKDFSLHEDDVEGIQYLYGRRAGPDPTPPQPNTPSPTSYPDPKTDPTDGPTDPTTTTRPVDPSKDACKLTKFDTITVIGGELHFFNDGQYWKMSSGTEGGLKGPFSISERWSALPAVIDSAFENLLTRKLYFFSGTRFWVYTGKSVLGPRGIEKLGLPDSVQKVEGALQRGKGKVLLFSGENYWRLDVKSQKIDKGYPRYTDAVFGGVPNDAHDVFHYQGHIYFCRDRFYWRMNSRRQVDRVGYVKYDLLKCSDTSGNHY, from the exons ATGAGGTGCTGTGCTTTAGCTGTGTGCTTATTTTTGGGGATAAGCATACAGGATGGATGGAGCCTTCCCCTCAAGTCCGTCTTTGTCACCTTCCCGGGAGACATCATCAAAAACATGACTGATACAGAGCTGGCAGAC GGTTATCTGAAGAAGTTTGGCTACATAGACACGCTGCACCGCAGTGGCTTCCAGTCTATGGTGTCAACTTCCAAGGCTTTGAAGAGGATGCAGAGGCAGATGGGACTGGAGGAGACTGGAGAGCTGGATAAGTCCACCCTGGAGGCCATGAAGCGGCCTCGCTGTGGGGTGCCTGATGTGGCCAACTACAAAACATTTGCCGGAGACCTCAAATGGGACCATCAGGAGGTCACTTATAG GGTCATCAGCTATACTCCCGACATGGAGACGTCTCTGGTTGACGATGCCTTTGCCAGAGCCTTCAAGGTGTGGAGTGATGTGACCCCGCTGACCTTTACCCGCCTCTTTGATGGGACGGCTGACATCATGATTTCATTTGGAAAAACCg ACCACGGAGACCCATACCCATTCGATGGTAAGGATGGTCTTCTGGCTCATGCTTATCCCCCTGGTGAGGGTCTGCAGGGTGACGCCCACTTTGACGATGATGAGTACTGGACCCTGGGAACTGGACCAG CTGTGAAGACTCGCTATGGGAATGCTGATGGTGCCATGTGCAACTTCCCCTTTACTTTCGAGGGCAAATCCTACACCACCTGTACCACCGATGGGCGTTCGGACAACCTGCCATGGTGCTCCACCACGGctgactacagcagagacaaGACATTTGGCTTCTGCCCAAGTGAAC TTCTGTACACATTTGGAGGAAACGCAGACGGAGCCGAGTGTGTCTTGCCCTTCGTCTTTATGGGGGAGGAATATGACAGCTGTACCACAGAGGGCCGCAGTGACGGGTACCGCTGGTGTGCCACCACAAGCAACTTTGACAACGACAAGAAATTTGGATTCTGTCCCAGTCGTG AGACCGCTGTAATTGGTGGAAATTCTGAGGGAGAGCCCTGCCACTTCCCCTTTGTGTTCCTGGGTAAAGAGTATGACTCCTGCACAAGTGAGGGACGAGGAGACGGCAAGTTGTGGTGCAGTACCACTGACAGCTATGATGATGACAACAAATGGGGCTTCTGTCCTGACCAGG GTTACAGTCTGTTCCTGGTGGCAGCCCATGAGTTTGGACACGCCCTTGGCCTGGATCACTCCAACATCAGAGAGGCTCTCATGTACCCCATGTACAGCTACGTGAAAGACTTCTCCCTGCATGAAGACGACGTTGAAGGCATTCAATATCTCTATG gACGCAGAGCAGGCCCTGATCCCACCCCCCCTCAGCCCAACACCCCGTCCCCTACCTCCTACCCAGACCCCAAGACTGACCCTACAGATGGACCCACAgaccccaccaccaccacacgaCCTGTGGATCCGTCCAAAGATGCCTGCAAGTTGACCAAATTCGATACCATCACTGTGATTGGTGGAGAACTACATTTCTTCAACGACGG ACAATACTGGAAGATGTCCAGCGGGACCGAAGGAGGGCTCAAGGGACCATTTTCTATTTCTGAGAGGTGGTCCGCTCTGCCAGCAGTCATTGACTCTGCCTTTGAGAACCTTCTGACCAGGAAATTGTACTTCTTCTCAG GAACACGATTCTGGGTGTACACAGGGAAGAGTGTTCTGGGCCCCCGCGGCATAGAGAAGCTCGGCCTCCCCGACAGCGTTCAGAAGGTGGAGGGAGCACTGCAGAGGGGGAAGGGCAAAGTGCTGCTCTTCAGTGGGGAGAACTACTGGAG GCTTGATGTGAAGTCCCAGAAAATTGACAAAGGGTACCCCAGATACACAGATGCTGTCTTTGGTGGCGTCCCCAATGATGCTCACGATGTGTTCCACTACCAAg GTCACATCTACTTCTGCCGAGACCGCTTCTACTGGCGTATGAACTCCCGCAGGCAGGTGGATCGTGTTGGCTATGTAAAATATGACCTCCTCAAGTGCTCAGATACTTCAGGCAATCACTACTGA